In a genomic window of Methanobacteriales archaeon HGW-Methanobacteriales-1:
- a CDS encoding nucleoside-diphosphate sugar epimerase, translating into METQRILVTGGSGFIGTNLVNDLRSRGHEVLALDLLHHEIDDYVRADVKNYRQIERVFDNNDKFDYVYHLAAEYGRWNGEDYYENLWETNVMGSKHMIRLQEKLKFRMIFFSSAEVYGDYNGVMSEDVMVDKPISETYQMNDYAITKWAGELMCMNSATMHDTETVRVRPVNCYGPHEAYSKYKGFIPIFIYHALHNKPYDVYMGHKRIIDYVEDTARTFANIVDNFIPGEAYNVGSKQEWEHEIKEYSDMVLDAVGIDDSIVTYHEEEAFTTKVKTMDFSKAIKDLKHNPQVTPEEGIKKTAEWMKWYYRIDE; encoded by the coding sequence ATGGAAACTCAAAGAATTTTAGTTACTGGAGGCTCTGGATTTATAGGTACTAATTTGGTAAACGACCTTAGAAGTCGTGGCCACGAAGTACTGGCTCTGGATCTTTTACATCATGAAATAGATGATTATGTAAGGGCGGATGTTAAAAATTACCGCCAAATAGAACGTGTATTTGATAATAACGATAAATTTGACTATGTTTATCATCTGGCTGCAGAATATGGCCGTTGGAATGGGGAAGATTACTATGAAAACCTGTGGGAAACCAATGTAATGGGATCCAAACACATGATTCGACTCCAGGAAAAACTAAAGTTCAGAATGATATTTTTCTCCTCAGCAGAAGTCTACGGGGACTACAATGGAGTAATGAGTGAAGATGTAATGGTTGATAAACCTATATCTGAAACTTATCAAATGAATGATTATGCCATCACCAAATGGGCCGGAGAACTCATGTGCATGAATTCGGCCACCATGCATGATACCGAAACGGTTAGAGTACGACCGGTTAATTGTTACGGGCCACATGAAGCTTACTCTAAATATAAAGGATTCATACCAATATTCATTTACCATGCACTGCACAACAAACCCTACGACGTTTACATGGGCCACAAAAGAATAATTGATTATGTGGAAGATACAGCACGTACCTTTGCCAATATTGTGGACAACTTTATCCCTGGTGAGGCCTACAATGTAGGCAGTAAACAGGAATGGGAACACGAAATTAAAGAATATTCAGACATGGTTCTGGATGCCGTGGGAATTGATGATTCCATTGTAACCTACCATGAAGAAGAGGCCTTTACTACTAAAGTAAAAACCATGGACTTCTCTAAAGCCATTAAGGATTTAAAGCACAATCCGCAAGTTACGCCGGAAGAGGGAATCAAGAAAACCGCGGAATGGATGAAATGGTATTATCGGATTGATGAATAA
- a CDS encoding dolichyl-phosphate mannose synthase — protein MSKIVALLPAFNEEVALGSIILRCQEHVDKIIVIDDGSTDSTSKVAELAGAEVIRHHKNMGKGAALKSGFQAASDADVIITIDSDAQHNPDEIPLLVAPILEGKADIVNGSRYITGADENTPAYRRVGQKVLDKATNMSSGLHTTDTQSGFRAFSSKSFPFFRFEEKGFGVESEMLVDAAQAGLTVIEVEIGVRYDVDGSTKNPLSHGIRVLFKIFQDMELNRPLYYFTAPGLLIVLIGASLGLFFLRDYVIGKSISMGPTMLAIMLTLFGTFMMFTGIILDSMGRMIRQNR, from the coding sequence ATGAGTAAAATAGTTGCATTACTACCTGCTTTTAATGAAGAAGTTGCTTTGGGAAGCATTATTCTTAGATGCCAGGAACATGTGGATAAAATAATTGTTATAGATGATGGGAGTACGGATAGTACATCTAAAGTAGCTGAATTGGCTGGTGCAGAGGTTATCCGGCATCATAAAAATATGGGAAAGGGAGCTGCTTTAAAATCAGGTTTTCAAGCTGCCAGTGATGCGGATGTAATAATTACCATAGATTCCGATGCTCAACACAACCCTGATGAAATTCCACTATTAGTCGCACCTATTCTGGAAGGAAAAGCAGATATAGTTAATGGAAGTCGCTACATTACTGGTGCAGATGAAAATACTCCGGCATATCGAAGAGTAGGTCAAAAAGTACTGGATAAGGCCACTAATATGTCCAGTGGACTGCACACTACTGATACTCAGAGTGGATTCCGGGCATTCTCTTCCAAAAGCTTTCCATTTTTCCGATTTGAAGAGAAGGGCTTTGGAGTAGAAAGTGAAATGTTAGTAGATGCTGCCCAGGCCGGTTTAACGGTGATAGAAGTTGAAATTGGGGTAAGATATGATGTAGATGGATCTACTAAAAACCCGTTAAGCCATGGAATCCGGGTTCTATTTAAGATATTCCAGGACATGGAACTAAACAGGCCATTATACTATTTCACCGCCCCAGGACTCCTCATAGTTCTTATAGGTGCTTCTTTAGGATTGTTTTTTCTGCGAGATTATGTAATTGGAAAAAGTATCAGCATGGGCCCTACTATGTTAGCCATCATGTTAACTCTATTTGGAACTTTTATGATGTTTACCGGTATTATTTTAGATTCCATGGGCCGTATGATACGTCAAAATCGCTAA
- a CDS encoding nucleotide sugar epimerase — protein sequence MDQFKEYEDKTVLVTGGAGCVGSNLSRRLGELGAGKVIILDNMSSAYEWNIPQLDNVEFIKGDILDDASLKRVFKEKPDYVFHLAAHFANQNSVDNPEKDLMVNGIGILKVLQYAQLVGVERFVYSSSGCGVYGLDSKMPFEEHDISISLHTPYQVTKLLGELYTNYFHNLYDMPIVNARFFNVFGPGEVPGKYRNVIPNFFYWSMTGQALPITGDGSETRDWTFVEDIVNGLLAMGIKEEAIGQAINLGSAKDNRVIDMAKWVNELTGNEEGVAYMARRNWDAKTQLLSSIEKAQKILDYQPTVSFKEGLKRTHKWFDDNWENIEGSAEF from the coding sequence ATGGATCAATTTAAGGAATATGAAGATAAAACGGTACTGGTAACTGGCGGGGCCGGTTGTGTAGGAAGTAATCTCTCACGAAGATTAGGAGAATTAGGTGCAGGTAAAGTTATCATACTGGATAACATGTCTTCGGCCTATGAATGGAATATACCTCAACTAGATAATGTGGAATTCATTAAAGGGGATATTTTGGATGATGCTTCTTTAAAAAGAGTGTTTAAAGAAAAACCAGACTATGTTTTCCATTTAGCGGCTCACTTTGCCAATCAAAATAGTGTAGATAATCCTGAAAAGGATTTAATGGTTAATGGTATAGGTATCTTAAAAGTTTTACAATACGCTCAACTGGTGGGAGTGGAAAGATTCGTATACTCATCTTCTGGATGTGGAGTCTATGGACTGGACTCTAAAATGCCATTTGAAGAGCATGATATTTCTATTTCTCTACACACCCCCTACCAAGTAACTAAATTATTGGGTGAGTTATACACTAATTACTTCCACAATCTCTATGATATGCCCATTGTAAATGCCAGATTTTTCAATGTATTTGGCCCCGGAGAAGTCCCGGGAAAATACCGAAACGTTATTCCTAACTTTTTCTATTGGTCCATGACTGGTCAGGCCCTACCTATCACTGGTGACGGATCAGAAACAAGAGACTGGACCTTTGTGGAAGATATTGTCAATGGACTTCTAGCTATGGGAATTAAAGAAGAAGCTATAGGTCAAGCTATAAATTTAGGCTCTGCCAAGGATAATAGAGTTATTGACATGGCCAAATGGGTTAATGAACTCACGGGAAACGAAGAAGGTGTAGCGTACATGGCCCGAAGAAACTGGGATGCCAAGACTCAGCTTTTATCCTCCATTGAAAAGGCCCAAAAAATACTGGACTATCAGCCCACCGTTAGCTTTAAAGAAGGCCTTAAAAGAACTCATAAATGGTTTGATGATAACTGGGAAAACATAGAAGGGAGTGCCGAGTTTTAA
- a CDS encoding glycosyl transferase GT4 family protein: MRILIVQESDWIERNPHQQHHLMDRLSVKGHSIRVIDHGIDWRRKDEKRFDFLVDRKVYHHVHKVNPKARIQVIRPSLIQIPVLDYVSIPYFHGKEIERQIKEFNPDIIIAFGLLNANLAAKSANKHGIPFVYYLIDVLYALIPEKIFQGLGKNINKRTIARSDLVLTINKRLAELAIELGSNPEKTQIIDAGIDLKQFNPDLDGSRIRDEYGINKDDTVLFFMGWIYHFAGMKELAIELGQNKEKYPQIKIVVVGDGDAYDDMVRIRDKYGLQDQLILTGKQPYNLIPEFTAAADICLLPAHQDEEIMQDIVPIKIYEYMAMEKPVIVTRLPGISMEFGEGHGLQYINGSEEVLPLAQKMRNDNIIKDEGKKARQFVKNNDWELITERFEETINKLIKDFSG, from the coding sequence ATGCGCATACTCATTGTTCAGGAATCAGACTGGATTGAAAGAAATCCACATCAACAACACCATCTAATGGATCGACTATCCGTCAAAGGCCATTCCATTCGAGTAATAGATCATGGGATTGATTGGAGAAGAAAGGACGAAAAAAGATTTGATTTCCTGGTTGATAGAAAAGTTTACCACCATGTTCATAAGGTAAATCCTAAAGCCAGAATACAAGTTATTAGACCTTCCCTAATCCAGATACCCGTTTTAGATTATGTTTCCATTCCCTATTTCCATGGGAAAGAAATTGAAAGGCAAATAAAAGAATTTAATCCCGATATAATTATTGCCTTTGGTTTGTTAAATGCTAATCTGGCAGCCAAATCTGCTAATAAACATGGTATTCCTTTTGTTTATTATTTAATAGATGTATTATATGCTTTAATTCCTGAGAAAATATTCCAGGGGTTGGGAAAAAATATTAATAAGCGTACCATCGCTCGATCTGATTTAGTACTAACTATTAACAAACGATTGGCTGAGTTAGCAATAGAACTCGGTTCAAACCCAGAAAAAACTCAAATAATTGATGCGGGAATTGACTTAAAACAGTTCAATCCAGATCTTGATGGTTCACGCATCCGGGATGAATACGGTATAAACAAAGATGATACGGTACTTTTCTTCATGGGTTGGATTTATCACTTTGCGGGAATGAAGGAGTTGGCCATAGAATTGGGCCAAAATAAGGAAAAGTATCCCCAAATTAAAATTGTGGTGGTAGGAGATGGAGATGCCTATGACGATATGGTTCGCATTAGAGACAAATATGGTCTGCAAGACCAGTTAATTCTCACGGGAAAGCAACCATATAATCTAATACCAGAATTCACTGCTGCCGCAGATATATGCTTACTCCCGGCTCACCAGGATGAAGAGATTATGCAGGACATTGTACCTATTAAGATTTACGAATACATGGCCATGGAAAAACCAGTTATTGTTACCAGACTACCTGGAATTAGCATGGAATTTGGTGAAGGCCATGGATTACAGTATATCAATGGATCAGAGGAAGTTTTACCATTGGCTCAAAAAATGAGAAATGATAATATCATTAAAGATGAGGGAAAAAAGGCCCGTCAATTTGTCAAAAACAATGACTGGGAATTAATCACCGAAAGATTTGAAGAAACAATTAATAAATTGATAAAAGATTTTTCGGGCTGA
- a CDS encoding LPS biosynthesis protein, with protein sequence MKILHVTPFFKPSWEAGGPPRSVYETARRQVTGGHEVTVFTTDGFKKRLDVEKNVPVEVEGIETYYFRNLSMFLAGGLNFPVPYYMPLVVRKRLKEFDIIHIHEHRTFLAAIVHRYAKKYDIPYLIQPRGSAPTMIKSRQKEIFDKIVGKSIIYDACKIIASSNSEASQYRDVFTNLDLDSVVQIPNGIDLKTYQKLPLQGLFREKMGIKEDEKIILYLSRLHERKGIDLLLKSFKNLINKIGPSKLVIAGPDDHYLDKINQMVQELGIENSVIIPGPLYENDKLEAYVDADVFVLPSRDRYESFGNVVVEAMACKTPVVVTKYCGVSEWVSSDEGQVIDYLEDQLEKALVDILQNDLKRDSMAQKARELALNTFNWETVVKETQEVYEKCLK encoded by the coding sequence ATGAAAATTCTACATGTAACTCCATTTTTTAAACCATCCTGGGAAGCAGGTGGCCCGCCTCGTTCAGTTTATGAAACTGCACGTCGACAAGTCACCGGTGGCCATGAAGTTACAGTTTTCACCACCGACGGTTTTAAGAAAAGGTTAGATGTTGAAAAAAATGTTCCAGTTGAGGTGGAAGGAATAGAAACTTATTATTTCCGTAATTTGTCCATGTTTTTAGCGGGAGGATTAAATTTTCCAGTTCCTTATTATATGCCTCTGGTTGTTCGAAAAAGACTTAAAGAATTTGATATTATTCATATACACGAGCACCGAACGTTTTTAGCAGCAATTGTTCATAGGTATGCTAAAAAATATGATATTCCCTACCTCATCCAACCTCGAGGATCAGCCCCTACCATGATAAAAAGCCGTCAAAAAGAGATTTTTGACAAAATAGTGGGTAAATCTATAATCTATGATGCCTGTAAAATAATTGCATCTTCTAATTCTGAGGCAAGCCAATATAGGGATGTTTTCACGAATCTAGATCTTGATTCGGTGGTACAGATTCCTAATGGAATTGATCTAAAAACTTATCAAAAATTACCTCTCCAAGGCCTTTTTAGAGAAAAAATGGGAATTAAAGAAGATGAGAAGATAATATTATATCTAAGCCGTCTTCATGAGAGAAAAGGTATTGATTTACTTTTAAAATCATTTAAAAATTTAATAAATAAAATAGGGCCTTCAAAACTGGTTATTGCCGGTCCAGACGATCATTATCTGGATAAGATTAATCAAATGGTTCAGGAGCTCGGAATCGAAAATTCAGTTATCATTCCCGGCCCTTTATATGAAAATGATAAATTAGAAGCTTATGTTGATGCAGATGTATTTGTTCTCCCTTCCCGAGATCGTTACGAGTCTTTTGGTAATGTGGTGGTGGAAGCCATGGCCTGTAAGACACCAGTGGTGGTAACTAAATATTGCGGAGTTTCAGAATGGGTTTCATCAGATGAGGGCCAGGTAATAGATTATCTGGAAGATCAGCTGGAAAAGGCATTAGTAGATATACTGCAAAATGATTTAAAAAGGGATTCTATGGCCCAAAAAGCTCGTGAACTTGCTTTAAATACATTTAACTGGGAAACTGTTGTTAAGGAAACCCAAGAAGTGTATGAAAAATGTTTAAAATAA
- a CDS encoding glycosyl transferase family 1: MSDTMKVCYFGSYAPSYPRHRIIIKGLQSQGVEVTEVTDSSQILLRYPQLARKYLSEKDFDVILVGEASNYVQPLAILLKKITRKPLIFDTYVSLYDTNQDRGVHQNPVLSRLFYNLDKYNCLFSDVVLQDTNQNVEYFHETFHIEKEKFRRLLIGAEDDLFYPQTSLKDNEKVRLDDQKETNITESFKVLFYGTYIPLHGIEYIIQAAKILENENISFQLIGRGQTFPEIQKLYESLHLSNIEFKGMVDYQELPNYIAQSDACLGIFGGTEKSMRVIPTKAYQILAMKKPLITGYSPGALELFENRNNALLCEMANPESLASAILELKEDEKLRTRIADNGFNLFQEKLTPEQIGLEALKIIKSVL; this comes from the coding sequence ATGAGTGATACCATGAAAGTGTGCTACTTTGGTTCCTATGCCCCATCTTATCCACGGCATAGAATAATAATTAAGGGACTTCAATCTCAGGGAGTAGAAGTAACTGAGGTTACAGACTCATCACAGATATTACTCCGTTATCCCCAGCTGGCCCGGAAGTATCTATCTGAAAAAGACTTTGATGTTATTTTGGTAGGTGAGGCCAGTAATTATGTGCAACCTTTAGCCATTCTACTTAAAAAAATAACTAGAAAACCCCTAATATTTGATACTTATGTATCCTTATATGATACTAATCAGGATAGGGGAGTTCACCAAAATCCCGTCCTTTCTAGATTATTTTATAACCTGGATAAGTACAACTGCCTTTTTTCAGACGTGGTACTGCAGGACACTAATCAAAATGTGGAATACTTCCATGAAACATTCCACATAGAAAAAGAAAAGTTTAGAAGATTGCTTATTGGTGCAGAAGATGACTTGTTCTACCCTCAAACAAGTTTGAAGGATAATGAAAAGGTGAGATTGGATGATCAAAAGGAAACAAATATCACAGAATCCTTTAAAGTTCTATTTTACGGTACTTACATACCATTACACGGTATAGAATACATTATTCAGGCTGCTAAGATATTAGAAAATGAGAATATAAGTTTCCAGTTAATTGGCCGGGGACAAACATTTCCAGAAATTCAGAAACTCTATGAAAGTCTGCATTTATCTAATATAGAATTTAAAGGAATGGTGGATTATCAAGAACTCCCTAACTACATTGCCCAATCTGATGCCTGTCTGGGAATTTTTGGAGGAACCGAAAAGTCCATGCGAGTGATACCTACCAAGGCTTATCAAATTTTAGCTATGAAAAAACCACTTATTACTGGATATTCACCCGGGGCTTTGGAACTATTTGAAAACAGAAATAATGCTCTTTTATGTGAAATGGCCAATCCGGAAAGTTTAGCTTCCGCAATTTTAGAACTAAAGGAAGATGAAAAACTTCGCACCAGGATTGCGGATAATGGTTTTAATCTTTTCCAGGAAAAGCTAACTCCTGAACAGATTGGATTAGAAGCCCTTAAAATAATTAAGAGCGTATTATAA
- a CDS encoding family 2 glycosyl transferase: MISVICVYNHRESLKNYLLPVLNLQSCEHERILIDNTDGRFKSSAEALNYGARKAKGDYIMFVHQDVDLESSSWLEDVHKILDKLHHLGVAGVAGMSINGQNHLERQRNIIKHEVPPVKWGNPIEAPEEVETVDECLFIIPREVFQKIEFDEETCPGWHLYGVDYCLSCQEIGLKVYVVPMSIYHLSAHSGDENPLKTALKMGYHPAEYYKILPKLMKKHRAHFSKIYTTCGEWDTKTPLLLQRASLTFNLGVNFIKRKFN, encoded by the coding sequence ATGATTTCAGTCATATGTGTATATAACCATAGGGAAAGCCTGAAAAATTATTTGCTTCCTGTTTTAAACCTTCAAAGTTGCGAACATGAGCGTATTTTAATTGATAATACAGATGGTAGATTTAAATCTTCTGCTGAAGCCCTAAATTATGGTGCTAGAAAAGCAAAAGGCGATTATATAATGTTTGTTCATCAAGATGTAGATCTGGAATCAAGTTCCTGGTTAGAAGATGTTCATAAAATTTTAGACAAGTTGCACCATTTAGGAGTGGCTGGCGTGGCCGGGATGTCTATCAACGGCCAAAATCACCTGGAAAGGCAAAGAAATATAATAAAACATGAAGTCCCTCCGGTTAAATGGGGAAATCCTATTGAAGCTCCAGAAGAAGTGGAAACTGTGGATGAATGCTTATTTATCATACCTCGTGAAGTTTTCCAGAAAATAGAATTCGATGAGGAAACCTGCCCGGGATGGCACTTGTATGGCGTTGATTATTGTTTAAGTTGTCAAGAAATAGGTTTAAAAGTTTATGTAGTCCCTATGAGTATTTATCACCTTTCCGCCCACTCGGGAGATGAAAATCCTCTTAAAACTGCTTTAAAAATGGGGTATCATCCCGCGGAATACTATAAAATTCTTCCCAAGCTCATGAAAAAACACCGGGCCCATTTCAGTAAAATCTACACCACCTGTGGTGAATGGGATACCAAAACTCCGCTTCTACTACAAAGAGCATCACTTACCTTTAATTTAGGAGTGAATTTTATAAAAAGAAAATTCAACTAG
- a CDS encoding glycosyltransferase family 2 protein yields MPPHVTIILLNWNGWKDTLECLESVYQISYPSFSVVLVDNYSTDDSLSKIRDFCSGELNVFSELKAGNISKIIKNPSKKPVELWEFNESDIEEETYFKKDIKSLPSASNLFLIKNNKNHGFAGGNNVGIKFAQNMVKTDYILLLNNDTVVENGFLEPMVEISENSKDIGFVGPKTYFYHPYPQKIIQITGGGGIDLKKAKTFQRGYQEEERGQYPNSVDIGYVGGSCVLVKSEVLDEVGLLDERFFMYWEDTDWSYRGYKKGYRSVYQAESIIWHKHGASSKPCFELYYLSRNRVFFMKKNANSREYRSFLLHFFTHVFWLDIWYYLIHLKDLKKVSCYLRGLKDGFKLKV; encoded by the coding sequence ATGCCACCTCACGTTACTATTATTTTACTAAACTGGAATGGATGGAAAGACACTTTAGAGTGTTTAGAAAGTGTTTATCAAATAAGTTATCCTTCATTCAGCGTAGTATTAGTAGATAACTATTCCACCGATGATTCTCTGTCAAAAATAAGAGATTTCTGTTCTGGAGAATTAAATGTTTTTAGTGAATTGAAAGCTGGAAATATTTCTAAAATTATTAAAAATCCCTCTAAAAAACCAGTTGAATTATGGGAATTTAATGAGAGTGATATTGAAGAAGAAACTTATTTTAAAAAAGATATTAAAAGTTTACCCAGTGCAAGCAATCTTTTCTTAATAAAAAATAATAAAAACCATGGTTTCGCTGGTGGAAACAATGTAGGCATCAAATTTGCCCAAAACATGGTGAAAACTGATTACATTCTTCTTTTAAATAATGATACAGTAGTGGAAAATGGATTTTTAGAACCTATGGTTGAAATCTCTGAAAATAGTAAGGACATAGGATTCGTAGGCCCCAAAACGTACTTCTATCATCCCTACCCCCAAAAAATCATTCAAATAACTGGTGGTGGAGGGATAGATCTTAAAAAGGCCAAAACTTTCCAGAGAGGATATCAAGAAGAAGAGCGTGGACAATACCCTAATTCGGTAGATATAGGTTATGTGGGGGGTTCCTGCGTTCTGGTAAAAAGTGAAGTATTGGATGAAGTGGGCCTGCTTGATGAAAGGTTTTTTATGTACTGGGAAGACACTGATTGGTCATATAGGGGCTATAAAAAAGGTTATAGGTCTGTTTATCAAGCAGAATCAATTATTTGGCATAAACACGGGGCTTCCAGTAAACCATGTTTTGAACTTTATTATTTAAGCCGCAATCGAGTATTCTTCATGAAAAAGAATGCCAACTCCAGGGAATATCGCAGTTTCTTGTTGCATTTTTTCACACATGTGTTTTGGTTGGATATATGGTACTATTTAATCCATCTTAAAGACTTAAAAAAGGTTTCATGTTATTTAAGAGGCCTGAAAGATGGTTTTAAATTAAAAGTATAA
- a CDS encoding flippase: MSVARKIAKNTGLLMIASLFTNIMAFVWTIYTASYLGTAGFGILSAALALTGIFSVVADLGLSTYSTREIARTTEKTKKLLANVALIKVLLAIFTFILLYLTIIIKNYPPQTVDVTLIIGAYMIFTSFSALFNAIFQGQQRMEFQTIGNILNSSLLLMGILLAIYMGGSVVTISLAYLFASIITLIYSIMVTAWKFTVPSFEFDRRFWKETIFKALPFGITSVFTTIYFWIDTVMLSFMQGDAAVGLYNAPYKLLMVMLSLYSVYILALFPFMSKFYMESSNSLKLTYQRSFKFMLIISLPVAVGTTMLAQEIILFIYTPQYLPSVAALQILIWSIVFMFINGLSSNLLGSVDKQMAVTKITGIGAVVNIGINIVLINILSFYGASIATVFTEFLIMLLFVRLISRTEYSVGNAILRDLWRIIIPCIVMLGVLVFLKLPLLVMIVICAIVYLIGILLTKAIDDQDIAIIKSMIRKSKSN; encoded by the coding sequence ATGAGCGTGGCAAGAAAAATAGCAAAAAATACCGGCCTATTGATGATAGCATCATTATTTACCAATATCATGGCCTTTGTATGGACCATTTATACTGCCAGTTATTTAGGAACCGCTGGTTTTGGAATTCTTTCTGCTGCTCTGGCCCTGACCGGTATATTTAGTGTTGTAGCTGATCTGGGATTAAGTACCTATTCTACCAGAGAAATTGCTCGAACTACTGAAAAAACAAAAAAGCTTTTGGCGAATGTTGCTTTGATTAAAGTTTTACTGGCCATATTCACCTTCATCTTACTCTACCTCACCATCATAATAAAAAATTATCCACCGCAAACTGTGGATGTAACCCTGATTATAGGCGCATATATGATTTTTACATCATTTAGCGCGCTTTTCAATGCTATCTTCCAGGGCCAGCAGCGAATGGAATTTCAGACTATTGGAAACATACTAAACAGTTCGCTACTTTTGATGGGTATATTACTGGCTATTTACATGGGAGGTAGTGTGGTAACTATAAGTCTGGCTTATTTATTTGCCAGTATCATTACTTTGATTTATTCCATTATGGTAACCGCATGGAAATTTACAGTGCCCTCCTTTGAATTTGATAGGAGATTTTGGAAAGAAACCATTTTTAAAGCACTTCCCTTTGGAATTACCAGCGTATTTACCACCATATATTTTTGGATTGACACTGTAATGCTTTCTTTTATGCAGGGAGATGCTGCCGTGGGTCTTTACAATGCTCCTTATAAACTTCTTATGGTAATGCTTTCCCTGTACAGTGTTTATATACTAGCTTTATTCCCTTTCATGTCAAAATTTTATATGGAATCCTCAAATTCTTTAAAATTAACTTATCAACGTTCATTCAAGTTTATGCTCATTATAAGTCTTCCTGTGGCAGTTGGAACTACCATGCTGGCCCAGGAAATAATATTATTTATATATACTCCGCAGTATCTGCCTTCTGTAGCCGCTCTACAGATACTCATCTGGTCCATTGTGTTCATGTTTATAAATGGACTCTCCTCTAATCTTTTAGGATCAGTGGATAAACAAATGGCAGTTACTAAAATAACTGGAATCGGTGCGGTAGTAAATATTGGTATAAATATAGTCCTAATTAATATTTTAAGTTTTTATGGGGCCAGTATTGCTACCGTGTTTACTGAATTTTTAATAATGCTCTTATTTGTTCGTTTAATATCCAGAACAGAATATTCCGTGGGAAATGCCATATTGAGAGATTTATGGAGAATTATAATACCTTGTATAGTCATGTTAGGTGTTTTAGTTTTCTTAAAGCTACCTCTATTGGTCATGATCGTTATCTGTGCTATAGTTTATCTAATAGGTATATTGTTAACCAAGGCCATAGATGACCAGGATATTGCTATAATTAAAAGCATGATCCGTAAAAGCAAATCCAATTAA